A window from Alkalicoccobacillus plakortidis encodes these proteins:
- the dhaL gene encoding dihydroxyacetone kinase subunit DhaL: protein MTLLTIELAASWLKECTKELETVEEYLTQLDKDVGDADHGKLVVQGFRRVEEHITDEFDSLHDVFNQASKILLNDTDSTAVKLYGIAFNEMAITLEGKEATVQQFSHSLRSAVNKMKKVGNSKRGDKTLIDVWEAMADLSEEKETLRSADFEDKAKSVLKTSKHLMAQKGKASEYGSESVGFLDPGTVSSYYLFLALTNVIEKAENKDSVSKTT from the coding sequence ATGACTTTACTCACAATAGAACTGGCAGCTTCTTGGTTAAAGGAATGTACTAAGGAGCTTGAAACAGTTGAAGAATACCTAACACAACTCGATAAGGATGTAGGAGATGCAGACCATGGGAAGCTTGTCGTTCAGGGTTTTCGGCGGGTAGAAGAACATATTACCGATGAGTTTGATTCTTTACATGACGTGTTTAATCAAGCTAGTAAGATCTTGCTTAATGATACTGATTCGACAGCTGTGAAGCTATATGGGATAGCCTTTAATGAGATGGCCATTACCCTAGAAGGAAAAGAAGCAACCGTTCAGCAATTTAGTCACTCCTTAAGGTCGGCCGTTAATAAAATGAAAAAAGTAGGTAATTCAAAAAGAGGAGACAAGACCTTAATAGATGTTTGGGAAGCAATGGCTGATCTTTCAGAGGAAAAAGAGACTCTAAGGTCGGCTGACTTTGAAGACAAAGCGAAAAGTGTGTTAAAAACATCCAAACATTTGATGGCACAAAAAGGAAAAGCCTCAGAGTATGGTTCTGAGTCAGTAGGATTTTTGGATCCGGGAACGGTATCCAGCTACTATCTCTTTTTAGCTTTAACAAATGTAATTGAAAAAGCAGAAAACAAAGATTCTGTTTCAAAAACCACATAA
- a CDS encoding EAL domain-containing protein, translated as MEHFHGSYSLSLVLLSFVIATVASYSALDLAGRIREGKGKLRLIWLVCGALSMGIGIWSMHFVGMLAYSFPVPVYYHYEPVILSVVFAIIASAIALSIVGLGRRNNSLVLFSGGLLMAAAISGMHYVGMAAMSIEITYDFGIVILSVAIAALASFAALWLLIQVRATTSRFAILYKLGCGVIMAIAITGMHYTGMAAASFQLTDEASTGLINPERFAYWIGVGTLLSLAITILGVFLNKRFVDKNTDIERHERWYRSLYDHNMNGIISVSHDGIIQQVNPAVEQITGIDQHQFLQQPVWDIGLIHVTTEKEFQQFKRRKYETTYLRPDQTKIYLTLMHVPVIIDRKVVGTHIMMRDISAQKQTEKQIKHMAYHDELTGLPNRRRFNELIEDTVRQCEGSKQSFAVMAIDIDRFKMINDSLGHMYGDLFLQKVSKRINRYIQDKSVILSRLGGDEFVLIYKGEMDEPSINHFAIQILNLIQKPFHLKEHDFYISASIGVAIFPEHGQNAEELLRNADTAMYEVKKNFKNGYQIYTNALHVHLDEKLALESDLRKGLANDELVLYYQPKFSITGEKVLGIEALVRWQHPEKGLVPPGVFLPIAEETGLIFDIGSWVLKQSCLQMKQWQDDGGLQIPISVNLSSQQFHQMNFDQHIHAVLIETGLEAKFLELEITESMMMDAKTSTRTLQKLSDLGVKISLDDFGTGYSSLSYLKQFPINRLKIDRSFISDITNNDHDKAIVSTIISMAQHLKMDVTAEGIETKDQLDYLMQNESMEIQGFYFSKPLPSKDIESLYMKKAIV; from the coding sequence ATGGAGCACTTTCATGGGTCGTACAGCCTGTCACTTGTATTATTATCGTTTGTCATTGCCACAGTTGCATCGTATTCTGCGCTAGATTTAGCTGGAAGAATACGAGAAGGCAAAGGGAAATTACGATTAATCTGGTTAGTGTGTGGAGCTTTATCTATGGGAATTGGAATATGGTCTATGCATTTTGTTGGTATGCTTGCCTATTCATTTCCTGTTCCTGTGTATTACCATTATGAACCGGTTATCCTTTCAGTCGTTTTTGCCATTATTGCTTCAGCTATCGCGTTATCAATTGTTGGATTGGGTAGAAGGAATAACTCGCTAGTCCTATTTTCTGGTGGTTTATTAATGGCAGCAGCAATATCCGGTATGCATTACGTTGGCATGGCTGCAATGTCAATAGAGATCACATATGATTTCGGAATTGTTATCCTTTCGGTTGCAATTGCTGCTTTAGCTTCTTTTGCAGCTCTATGGCTTCTGATACAAGTAAGGGCAACAACATCACGCTTTGCCATCTTGTATAAGCTTGGCTGTGGAGTCATTATGGCGATTGCAATTACAGGAATGCATTATACAGGTATGGCTGCGGCCTCTTTTCAGCTTACAGATGAAGCTTCAACAGGTCTTATAAACCCTGAACGTTTTGCCTATTGGATAGGCGTAGGAACATTACTGTCACTTGCAATAACCATTTTAGGAGTGTTTTTAAACAAACGTTTTGTAGATAAAAACACTGATATAGAACGGCATGAGCGCTGGTATCGTTCGTTATACGACCATAATATGAATGGAATCATCTCTGTTAGCCATGACGGAATCATTCAGCAGGTTAATCCAGCGGTTGAGCAAATTACAGGAATAGACCAACATCAGTTTCTTCAACAGCCCGTTTGGGATATCGGTTTAATTCATGTGACCACAGAGAAGGAATTTCAGCAGTTTAAACGACGCAAGTATGAAACAACTTATTTACGACCAGACCAAACGAAGATATATCTTACGTTAATGCACGTACCTGTGATCATCGATCGAAAAGTGGTTGGAACCCATATTATGATGAGAGATATCTCAGCACAAAAGCAGACAGAAAAACAAATTAAACATATGGCTTATCATGATGAACTAACAGGCCTGCCGAATCGTAGAAGATTTAATGAGTTAATAGAAGACACTGTGCGCCAATGTGAGGGTTCAAAACAATCTTTTGCTGTGATGGCAATAGATATCGATCGCTTTAAGATGATAAATGACTCATTGGGTCACATGTATGGGGATTTATTTCTGCAGAAGGTTAGTAAACGAATAAATAGATATATACAAGATAAGAGTGTGATATTATCAAGACTTGGTGGCGATGAATTTGTTCTTATTTATAAAGGAGAGATGGACGAACCCTCTATAAACCACTTTGCTATCCAAATTCTTAATCTTATTCAAAAGCCATTTCACTTAAAGGAACATGACTTTTATATTTCTGCAAGTATTGGTGTAGCCATCTTTCCCGAGCACGGGCAGAATGCCGAAGAATTGCTGCGTAATGCTGATACAGCAATGTATGAGGTGAAAAAGAACTTTAAGAATGGCTATCAAATTTACACAAATGCATTACACGTTCATTTAGATGAAAAACTTGCATTAGAGTCAGACCTACGAAAAGGACTAGCTAATGATGAACTGGTTTTATATTATCAGCCTAAGTTTTCAATTACTGGCGAAAAGGTCTTGGGAATAGAGGCGCTCGTCAGATGGCAGCATCCCGAAAAAGGATTAGTTCCACCCGGGGTATTTTTGCCGATTGCCGAAGAAACAGGCTTAATTTTTGATATTGGTTCATGGGTTTTAAAGCAATCCTGTCTACAAATGAAGCAATGGCAGGATGATGGGGGACTGCAGATCCCTATTTCCGTTAATCTATCGTCACAGCAATTTCATCAAATGAACTTTGATCAACATATTCATGCCGTTCTTATTGAAACAGGGCTGGAAGCAAAATTCTTAGAGCTAGAGATTACTGAGAGTATGATGATGGATGCTAAGACCTCAACAAGAACCCTTCAGAAGTTAAGTGATTTAGGAGTAAAGATTAGTTTGGACGATTTTGGAACAGGTTATAGTTCATTAAGCTATCTGAAACAATTTCCGATTAATCGTCTAAAGATTGACCGTTCTTTTATTTCGGATATCACTAACAATGACCATGATAAAGCAATTGTGTCTACCATTATTTCAATGGCTCAGCATTTAAAAATGGATGTGACAGCAGAAGGAATCGAAACGAAGGATCAATTAGATTATCTAATGCAAAATGAATCAATGGAGATCCAAGGATTCTACTTCAGTAAGCCGCTACCTTCTAAAGATATAGAGTCATTGTATATGAAAAAAGCGATTGTTTAG
- a CDS encoding acyltransferase family protein: protein MPLFFYLSGIVYKTSNLSIGSFLLKKARGLLLPYFIFSFLTYILWFYVTRHFPFTSGDDVDPIVPFSGIFISTPVDYQLTYNPAIWFLTCLFVVELLFYLYDRISHGKWLPLFLIGCGVVGYASSIFIEANILPWSVLVSLTAIVFYGLGYFTKKIWVEQPWWRVIPTVAILFFLTYLAQGLNSERIDMRGNVYGDVWFFYLGAIAGMAAIILLAFKLERLHFLAYLGQYSIVILLLHYPTLNLVKASIYYGLDMEMSDTSTLPWTLFYSGVTLLLMIPCIIILKRVPFLLGKPRAKKPTINE, encoded by the coding sequence ATGCCATTATTCTTTTACCTATCTGGGATTGTTTATAAGACTTCCAATCTATCCATTGGTTCGTTTTTACTAAAAAAAGCTCGAGGATTGTTATTACCTTATTTCATTTTCTCATTCCTTACGTATATACTTTGGTTCTATGTCACTCGACACTTTCCTTTTACTTCTGGAGACGACGTTGATCCGATTGTGCCTTTCTCAGGCATTTTTATCTCAACACCTGTTGATTACCAGCTCACTTATAATCCAGCTATTTGGTTTTTGACCTGTTTGTTTGTTGTTGAGCTACTATTCTATTTGTATGACCGCATAAGCCATGGTAAATGGTTACCGTTGTTCTTAATTGGATGTGGTGTAGTTGGTTATGCAAGCTCTATTTTTATAGAAGCAAATATTTTACCTTGGAGTGTACTTGTTTCTTTAACCGCCATTGTTTTTTATGGATTAGGTTATTTCACAAAAAAGATCTGGGTAGAACAGCCCTGGTGGCGTGTCATACCGACAGTTGCCATTCTATTTTTCTTAACCTATCTAGCTCAAGGGCTAAATAGCGAGAGAATAGATATGCGTGGGAACGTCTATGGAGATGTCTGGTTCTTCTATCTTGGAGCTATAGCGGGTATGGCAGCTATTATTCTGTTGGCTTTTAAACTTGAACGATTACATTTTCTTGCTTATCTTGGCCAATATTCCATTGTCATTTTATTGTTACACTACCCAACGCTTAATTTGGTCAAAGCCTCTATCTATTATGGATTAGATATGGAGATGTCTGATACATCGACACTACCTTGGACACTGTTTTATTCTGGGGTCACACTCCTGCTCATGATTCCTTGTATCATTATTCTTAAGCGAGTGCCATTTCTACTTGGAAAACCACGAGCAAAGAAACCAACCATTAATGAGTGA
- a CDS encoding LTA synthase family protein produces MKKYISSKGGFFLLAVVLLWVKTYLSYKVEFNLGVKGAMQELLLFINPLSAAIILFGIALFAKGKRACWWILIFSTLMTVVLYSNIMFYRFFDDFLTLPNLLQTDNVSNMTDGIFSTMNGYDFLYFVDLAILLTLLIRNKAVQEIRFRKSLASTAIIAGLVVFFVNLTLAEIDRPQLLTRTFDRNYIVKYLGLYNYTVYDGIQTAQMESQRAYASSDDLTNAKHYTSSHYADPNEELFGAGKGKNIIKIHLESFQSFLLDYELNGEEVTPFLNSLAHGGEDMTYFDNFFHQTGQGKTADAELTLDNSIFGLPTGSAFVTKGQNTYQSLPAILNQEEGYTSAVLHGDYKSFWNRDQIYKQFGIDHFFDASSYNMDDESLVNLGLKDKPFFEESISMLESLDEPFYSHLITLTNHYPFILNEEDASLERGTTGDKTVDGYFQTARYLDEAVEEFFTELKESGLYDDSIIMIYGDHQGISENHNRAMAEVLDTEITPYQNAQNQRVPLMIRVPGEEGGVDHTYGGEIDVMPTLLHLQGIDAQKYLMFGTDLFSDEHDETVAFRDGSYITPEYTNVQGSIYDTVSGEELEANKETDRLKEKVDEQLQLSDEVLYQDLLRFHDVNGFEPVNPKDYFYGEEGSLK; encoded by the coding sequence ATGAAAAAATATATAAGCAGTAAAGGTGGCTTTTTCCTGCTTGCTGTTGTTCTTCTTTGGGTTAAGACCTACCTTTCTTATAAGGTTGAATTTAATCTTGGAGTAAAGGGGGCAATGCAGGAACTTCTATTATTTATTAATCCGCTTAGTGCAGCTATTATTTTGTTTGGTATCGCCTTATTTGCCAAAGGAAAACGTGCTTGCTGGTGGATTTTGATTTTTAGTACGCTTATGACGGTTGTCTTGTACTCAAATATTATGTTTTATCGGTTTTTCGATGATTTCTTGACGCTTCCAAATCTATTGCAGACGGATAACGTCAGTAACATGACAGATGGTATCTTTTCGACAATGAATGGATATGATTTTCTGTATTTTGTAGATTTGGCTATTTTGCTTACCTTGTTAATTCGTAATAAAGCTGTTCAAGAAATTCGTTTTAGAAAAAGTCTTGCATCAACAGCAATCATTGCTGGACTTGTAGTCTTTTTTGTCAATCTAACATTAGCAGAGATCGACCGACCACAGCTTTTAACACGTACGTTTGATCGGAATTATATTGTGAAGTATCTTGGTTTATATAATTACACTGTTTATGATGGGATTCAAACGGCGCAAATGGAATCACAACGAGCTTATGCAAGTAGTGATGATTTAACAAATGCAAAGCATTATACAAGCTCTCATTATGCCGATCCAAATGAAGAATTGTTTGGAGCCGGTAAAGGGAAAAATATCATTAAAATTCATTTAGAAAGCTTTCAATCGTTTTTATTGGATTATGAGTTAAATGGGGAGGAAGTTACTCCATTTTTAAATAGTTTGGCACATGGTGGAGAAGATATGACCTATTTCGATAATTTCTTTCACCAAACAGGACAAGGGAAGACGGCTGATGCAGAGCTAACACTTGATAATAGTATCTTTGGCTTACCAACAGGATCAGCTTTTGTTACAAAAGGACAGAATACGTATCAATCACTTCCGGCCATCTTAAATCAAGAAGAAGGCTACACAAGTGCAGTGCTTCATGGTGATTACAAGTCATTCTGGAATCGGGATCAAATCTATAAACAGTTTGGTATTGATCACTTCTTTGATGCGAGTTCTTATAACATGGATGATGAATCACTTGTAAACTTAGGACTCAAGGATAAGCCATTCTTTGAAGAGTCAATTTCAATGCTCGAGTCACTTGATGAACCATTTTACTCTCACTTAATCACTCTAACCAATCACTATCCGTTTATTTTGAATGAGGAAGATGCGTCACTTGAACGTGGCACAACGGGAGATAAGACGGTAGATGGTTATTTCCAAACAGCTCGTTATCTTGATGAGGCTGTCGAAGAATTTTTTACTGAGTTAAAGGAATCTGGATTATATGATGATTCAATTATCATGATTTATGGTGATCACCAGGGAATTTCCGAGAACCATAATCGTGCGATGGCAGAAGTTCTTGATACAGAGATTACACCTTATCAAAACGCTCAAAATCAACGAGTGCCATTAATGATTCGAGTGCCTGGTGAAGAAGGTGGAGTGGATCATACGTACGGTGGCGAAATTGATGTGATGCCAACGTTACTTCATCTACAGGGTATCGATGCACAAAAATACTTGATGTTTGGTACAGATCTATTTTCAGATGAGCACGATGAAACAGTTGCTTTTCGTGATGGCAGTTATATTACTCCTGAATACACAAATGTACAGGGATCCATATACGATACTGTTTCAGGTGAAGAGCTTGAAGCAAATAAAGAAACAGATCGCTTAAAAGAAAAGGTAGATGAACAACTTCAGTTATCTGATGAAGTGTTGTATCAGGACTTATTGCGATTCCATGATGTTAATGGGTTTGAGCCGGTTAATCCTAAAGATTATTTTTATGGTGAAGAAGGCTCATTGAAATAA